One genomic region from Chrysemys picta bellii isolate R12L10 chromosome 16, ASM1138683v2, whole genome shotgun sequence encodes:
- the LOC101951783 gene encoding stress-associated endoplasmic reticulum protein 1-like: MSGVQRMRVANERHSKSITQRGGLHRAPKAPPEEKAAVGPWLLALFVFVVCGSAIFQIIQSIRLGG, encoded by the exons ATGTCCGGGGTGCAGCGCATGAGGGTGGCGAACGAGAGACACAGCAAGAGCATCACCCAGCGGGGGGGCCTGCACCGCGCTCCG AAAGCCCCCCCAGAAGAGAAAGCCGCTGTGGGGCCGTGGCTGCTGGCCCTCTTCGTGTTTGTGGTCTGTGGCTCAG ctatCTTCCAGATAATCCAGAGCATCCGCCTCGGAGGATGA